ATGATCGCGATGGCGGGACCGACGATGGGCCCGGTTCCCGCGATGGACGTGAAGTGGTGCCCCAGGAGCACTTCGCGCTTCGTCGGAACGTAATCCGTGCCGTCTTTGAGCGTGTGGGCGGGTGTGACACGCGCTGGGTCGATACCGAAGACCTTGCGCGCCAGGAACTTGCCGTAGGTGTGGTATGCGACGATGTATGCCACGAACGCCAAGGCTGCGACCAGCAGCGAGCTCATAGCGGGTCCTCCCTCGTCACGCCTCGCCCTTGACAGGTCGTAGGCGCCGTGCGATTCTACCGGCGAGACTCCGACGGCGCAATCGCGCTGCGCCGCCGCGCCCGAGGGGGACGTATGGACGACCGCTATGCCATCCACGATCCCGATTCCCTGCCGAGTCCGTCGCTCCTGTTCTATCTGCCAATCATCCAGGCGAACCTGAGGCGAGCCCTGACGCTGGTCGA
This sequence is a window from Candidatus Poribacteria bacterium. Protein-coding genes within it:
- a CDS encoding carbon starvation protein A codes for the protein MSSLLVAALAFVAYIVAYHTYGKFLARKVFGIDPARVTPAHTLKDGTDYVPTKREVLLGHHFTSIAGTGPIVGPAIAIIWGWVPALLWVVFGSIFIGAVHDFGALVLSVRHRGTSIGDLAGTLVNPRV